ACGGAtccttttcaaaagcaaaagtttTGTGGAGAGAAGCAATGGCTTCGTGAGtctgaaatttcaattttacgtGGTTATTCCATGATCAAGTCGCTTGGTAAAACATCCTGTGGGAAAAGTGTAAACTTTCTGAACACAAATTTATCTGAGTAGAATTGGAGCGTAAAACTAAAAAGTTCTTAAGAGAAGTAACAAATGGAACAGGAAGAACAAAAAAGTCATTTCAACCTTTATCAAACTGGAAATCAATGAATCAGTTCAACACGGAAAGAGATCCAATATGGTTACCCAAATAGTTAATAGTTCCATTACTCAGAACTACTGATGGCTTATTCCTATGCGGTTCAGGTCGTTATGGGAACGAAAAAATATAACGCTGTAACCTCGCTTACCTTCAAAGGAGAATATGTTACGAAATCTATAATTAGCCAAATTAAGCAactgggaactggcaaccaaatcaaagGAAACGTAAAAATAACCGGCTACTTAAAACAGTGAAGGAtggtttaaataaaatttacagATTTAAAGGAGGCAGGGCAAAggcaaaactgaagaagattaaaatggattggaATGTGGGTTTTTTGAAACTGTTTAATCCAACAGCTCTTCAAAAAaatcttctttgtttgtaacttaaattcCGTGCGCTCGACAGACATTTATTGTCACGAATTCTTACTCATCATTTCCTTCTTAACTCCCTCCATTTTGAATCTCAGTCGAtaagaaaactaaaaccttatccattcaggaaaaaaatcaagatacaTCATTTCCATACTTTCTCAATGTACAAGAAAAGAATGAGGGTagtacaaataattattattacacccTTGCACAAAGCTATTATTACTAATTACCTTTCAATGTTCCTCTTTGCAACCAGTTGAGCAGGAATAATAAACACCACTGCAAATAAGTTAAGGAATAAGCGGTCGATTTTTTTGCATGCGTGCGTCAGTCACAACTGAATGggtagtatcgaaaacgaagcTCTTGAAAACGAGGAACTAAGCAGGAAGCAACCAAGAGATCGAAAATGAAGGACCTAAGTCGAAAACGAAGGGctcaaaacaagaaaacgaagcactgacaactcgaaaacgaagcaccctaTTTTTCCATTGGAAGATCGCTTTGACCAGAGTAATCCAAAGTTTTAGGCTTCACGAAAGGCGCCTTAAACGCCATATTTAACACCCACCGAACAAAACTGTAGCGCATCTTACAACTCTGCCTTCAACACAGGAAGCAGGTAAATAAATGGCTTGTTCTAAAATAATGAACGGTGAATGGGAACGGGTATTGGGGAACGGGgattactaaaatagggaatctctaaaaaggAGAATTACTAAAGTATTGATTTTCTAAAAGGGGGAAGTTTTTTCGGGAAACGATTTGTCACAGACACAAATCACTTTTGAGAGATTAAAAGACTCAGTCCACCCACCAGCAAAAGTTGTTAGAAAAAGATTGACGATACATGCAAACATAAGTGGTTCTTAACGTATTTACAAGGCAAACGATTCGTGTTGTTCCCGCAAAAATTAACATATTAAAAGCTCGCGACAGTATTGTGTCCTGAAGAGGTTGTTGTTTAGAAAGAACCAATCTTGAACACAACTTTGGATTGAAGAAAAAGGCCACAAGTTATCGTATTTTGCTGGATTTTTGAGACCGTCAGTTTCACCTCTTTCAAAGTGTTAGTAAACTTTCGAATAAATTATCGCAATATAGGAACTCTTAATTATGCAAAACCATGTTATGGGAAGCTGCATCGTTGGGGATACTTCAGCATttctgaattttaattttgttatcagAAGAATTTGCTACACAAATTTTCCGGCACTCGATGTACCTATTAATAATACCGTGATACCGTTTCTCGTCTGGTCGTTTAATCCTATCATCCAGATCAAGGACATCTGAATAAAGCATTGACATTAAACTCTACAACATCAGTCGTTATTTACGTTACTCAGGACTGAAAAACTTCATCCCTTGTAGTGTTACAGTTTTGAAAAATGGTGGCCACATTGCGGTAAAAATTGCCCTTGCGTTTCCTTTAGTCTGTTTCGACTGGTACACCATCGTGTCTGACATGATCAAACCGTCTACTCACAACGCCCTTTTCATATTCGGTACAGATTTGTTTTCTTCCTGCTTTAACATCAATTGCTCCCTTTGTAAACAGCCACTCCTCTACCCGGGCCCTGTACACATTGAATTCTGTGTGTAACTATATTTAACAGCGGGGGCAGCTTTAGTCTCAACTACGACTAGTACATGTAGTACAGCACAAAAGTATTTTACAGGGAAGGGGAAGCtcgcattttattggctaatcctGTTAgctaccatgacgacacctgcATCCTTAAAATAATATCTGCACAGCGCGTGGTGAAGATATGTTTCGTTAGAAAAAGGCAGGGGCGTAGCTACCTGTACGCAAATACGCAATTGCGTacctgaaaataataataaaaataaataaataaataaataaataaaataaaaaaataaataaaaaatatatttcaaatatatttatatttgtatatattttttattttttttttcagtcatttAACTTAGCCTtttcttttacttatttttgtacCTGAACtacaaaattgtttttccaCATCCAAATGTCGGTTTCTTTAGAGAATCGATGTGATTTCGTCGGTCAGCGGTGGAGTGAATTCTCGTTCGTGTATGAAAAGAGCGGGAAATAAGAGAGCAGAAAGCAGGCGCGCTGCCTGATCGCGAAGACTCTGATCGTGAAACTTGGAGTTTCCGGCCATCATTCGTGCCATGGCAAAAAACTCAATTAAGGATTATTTCTCAATCTGTCCCATTGTTCAAGACCAAACGAGAGAGCCGAATGAAGAACCCGAGGACCTATGTAAGTTGAAATTCTGTTTGTGTTACAGTCGCATTATCATGCTTCGAGTTCCGGATAATTTGAATATCAAGACGTCCTATAACCAGAATATTAAAATTCCCTTCGGAATAATAGGGATGCGGCAATATAGCAGGATGGTTGTATACAAGTAATATTaccgaaaaatattttttattgagCCTCTCTATGCAGTGGCTCAGTTTCTGCTTGTGAAAAACGGACGAAACCTGTAGTTTATTGACATAAAATTGCGTAACTACCGCTTAAGGATAAAACGGAAGAATTATGCAAAAGGACTTATAAAGCTGAGTGAATTCGACACTGATTGAGTTAAGCGTGGCTGGCAGCAAATCAAAGAGTATACTGCTAAGCGTTTTGTTTACTTAAGGTGAATTTGTGAATGATAGACAATGCTGCATGAAACTACAGAAACTAGTTTACGTGCGCTGTGCGAGGAACCCAACATAATGTATCAGCAAATAAGCTCAACATTGCAAAGTGACAGGCGAGATCACAATGTTGCGCTTACTTTGTATCTTTTTTCAGAATCCATCCTTACGTTCTTGCAGTACAGGGCTCGCTCCTTTCGCAAAATTAACGTAGCCGACCTGTAAAACAGTTTTCTACATACACTGCACTGACAAATACTCCAGTTCCCGTCCAGATTATTTACATTCTACCAAGTGTAGAACACCTTTCAGTTTGGTCAgttgaataaaaaagaaaaacgggGAAGTTGCCTAAGGGAGGCAGCTGGCCATGAGTCtagttttgtaaaaaatatttttgcagtaTGCTTGATTTTAATAAAAGTCAAATCTATAACAGGAAATGTTTGTCAAAATTTTCTTCCAGCTGATAGCCGAAAAACAGCTGACGAAGCTAGCACGGTTACTAACTTACCAAGAGGAACTCTTGCTTCGTCAACACACGCTTATGGCCCCCAATACCCTGATGTATTCTGTGAAAATAGATCGGTATCTACGCTCACTGAAGCTGAGAAAATCTCTCTTTTGATTGACAAGTGGGACAGTGAAGACCTTTGCAAGTACAAGTTCCCATTAAGGTTTGACGTCTGaaggttttttgtttgttttgtcttctaactattttttaattgttttcatttaaatgtACTCTGATTTTATTTCTGAACCTTTCTTTTCAGAAATATATCAGGATATAATCGCAGACTTAACCCAAAGGTTATGAAGCAGGCCTCATGGCTATGATACAGCCCATCTGCTGATTCCATTTATTGTGGTTACTGCTATTTGTTTGGTGTACAGGCCTTCCGTACTTCCGATTGGTCCAATATATCAAAGTTTGTTGATCGGCATGTTGGTGAAAATGCATCGCATCATACAGCTGTTGCAAGAGGTCAGGCCTTCATAGATGTCCACCGTGGCGCTCCTGACATTCGCCAGCAACTTCAGAACCAAAGAGTCCAAGCAATTGAGGAAAACCGTGCAATTTTAAAAAGCATAACTGAAGTTGTGGTAACAATGGCAAGACAGAACATATCTTTGAGGGGGCATGTGCCGGAAGAAAGCAACTTTAATTCCTTGATGGCGTTGGTTGCACAGCACAATTCCACCTTGCGTCATCATCTGGAAAATGCAAGGGGCAATGCGAAGTACACAAGTCCAGAGATACagaatgaacttttagatcTTTCTGCTCAGCAGATTGTGAATAACATTGTTTCCGATTGTAAGAAGGCAGGGTGCTATGCCTTTATCGCCGATGAATCTACAGACGTTTCAGTAAAGgaacaaatttcagtttgtgtACGTTTTGTGCAAAAGGGAAACAATGGGAGACACATCATACGTGAGGAGTTTCTGTCGTTTGTTGACGCTGACAAAGGAACGAATGCAGAGGCGCTGACAACAAAGTTCTTGGAGGCCCTAAACAATCTTGGTCTTCCTCTTGATCAAATGAGAGCCCAAGGATACGACGGTGCCAGCGTCATGAGCGGGCATATTAATGGCGTACAAGCGCGAATTCAACGACAGAATCCAAAGGCTGCATATATTCATTGCCGAGCCCACGTGCTAAACCTATGCATTGTTCACTCCTCGAAACTACCACTCATCAGAAATATTATGGATACCATGCAAGAGGTGTCGCTGGCGTTCAAGTTTTCTGCGAAGCGGTTTCTGGTTTTCCAGGAACAGCTTAGGCAAAACGCAGATGTAAGGGAAGAGATGGGGAGGCAGTCCAAACTAAAAGTTCTCTGCGAGACAAGATGGGCATCTAGAGCGGATTGCTTGAATGTCTTCGTCACCTCATTTCAGGTAGGTTATCTGTCTCTAAGACTATGATTCGCTTTAAAATGGAAGTTAATTAActtgttactttaaaaaataaatttaacttgATATACGTGAACTTTTTAGGTTATTGTTGACACACTTAATGAGCTAAGTGAGAGCGGAGACAACAAAGCTCGGGGGCTGCACTCATCTATCCTAAAATGGGACTTCATAGTAACGGCCGTGATCTTGCAGCATATATTTGAATGTACCCACCGATTATCAGTATACCTTCAGGTAGGTGTGaatattttacctttttttctaaCAATCTGAGACCAAAACAGAGTACCCATGACAATAAGAGATTAATTAATACTTACAGATTAAAGCGGTCAATAGTTGTTACACAGCTATCGTTATGGGAATTAATTAGCACTGTTAATAGTTGATTCAACTGTTCAATAAAGTTTAATAATCTAATTCGTAATTCAATTCCAGTGTTAAGTTCGATTCGCTATGCACATGAATGAAAATCACTAGAAAACGATaggttttatttaattttgaagCCTCTAACCGTGAAATTCTCATATGCAATATTTAGAGCACCGAATTGGATTTGGTTCAAGCGTCCAAGGAAGCCAAAGTATGTTCAACAGTCTTTCAGGCGGAGAGGAATGACGATGCTGTCTGGGATGCGCTGGTTGACAAAGCAGCGGACATTGCAGCTTTTTACAACATAGATCCAAGCATCCCTCGAAGAGCGGGAAGACAGCAACACCGGGAAAACGTTGAGGCAGATACTCCTTCTGCCTATTGGAGGAGGGCAGTTTACTTTCCATTTCTAGATCATCTTGTATCGGAGCTCAACGAGCTGTTGGTAAAACCCTTACCGGGCTTTCAGGCACAATATCTTATACCAGGTACTTGCTTCTTCTCTTGATGTCACGATACTATCACAGTTGCATTTGTATTTGTGTTACGGTTATCGTAACTatcaaattattcaaatttcaggTAAGCTTCAAGACCTTTCAGAAAAGTGTGTGGAAGACATCTATAACTACTATGGCGATGACATGCATATGACCCTTGATGAATTCAAGCGAGAGGTGACAAGGTGGCGTCACAGATGGCCAATAACTGAAGATGACCCTCCTCAGACTTTGGTAGAGACGCTGGACTTTGCCGACCCAGAATTATACCCTGGAATTTATGTAGCGGTCAAGACACTTCTGACGTATCCTGTGTCAACGTGCGTGGCAGAGAGAAGCTTTAGCAGCATGAAGAGGCTCAAGACGCCACTTCGAAACACCATGTCGGAAGACAGGTTGTCCTCGTTGTCCGTGTTGCACATCCATAAGCATAAGGAACTAGATGTTAACGAGGTTATTTCTGAGTTTGCAAGGAGAAAGAACAGAAGATTATCGCTATGCCTGTGAACCTACTaatatcttctgtttttttctccTGACAAGCTGCCGATAGATAGCGTTTATTCTTGCGCtaatttcctgtttttttttttctgctggcaAACTCGATAGATAGCGTTTATATACTGTTCTTGTCAGTAGGCGTTATGAAGCCATGTACGCATTGTTGTTTTTTGTAGTATGTAACATATATGGATGCGAACGGACTAGAACAGAATGTAGTGCTCTCACAGCTTAAACAATGCCGCTCGCACATgctcactcaaagaaaaagaagacagaAAAATAGGTTAATCTGTATTCAATTAAGACTCTTGCGCACGCgatttgaaataaaagacaCGTGAATCGAAAATGACTTTGATctttttgtggggggggggggggggggtgaggatTTAAGAAGTGAGAGGGAAAACTGTGCGTACCTAcggaaaaatcctggctacgcccctgaaAGGAAATCCTAGTACTTCATTAGTATTTACGTAATAAATCACATttaacattacattacattttcaCTAAGTTTATGTTTTTCTCAACATTGCGTAGGACTTTTTACGTAACGAAAGGGTTGTTTTTAGAAAGAATCACTTAGTTTTTCAGCATTAATTCACCTGTACAAGAGAAAATTTAATGCCCTTCATGGTGCTGAACATGCCTTAtaagtgtttgttttttttttcgttctaaAGCCTTTGTTAGCATGTATCACAAAAATTCTTATTCATAAACATGAATACTATGGGGTCCAACAGGTCGCGCTTTGTTAAGTTTTTCCCTATAATTTTCATTGACATTTGTATTGCCTAGTATCTTTAATCAAAGTAATTGCCACTAGCGCATAAATGCTAATCCGGAGAAGCTTGGTTAAAAAACCTATAAGAAACTAATGTTTTGGCATGAGAAATGTTCATTTTCGGTCTCCTTCTGCGGCTCAAAAATGTCTGCTGCTCCCTAATATGATTTAATTCATGCAACAATAGTGTTTTAGATGTGGGACCTGGACGTTATGAATGTCTTCATATTTTCGTCCAGGACTCTTGGTTAACTTCAGGGCTTTTAAACTACATTAAAGGAGAAAAAATATGTAATCATTTGTAATCGGAACCGCCATCAGCCGCCATGagtcatatatatataagaTAAAGTAAGAAGGAGCAGTGTTGGTCGAAACGAAtgttttttaaagcaaaagttTCGAGCGAGGTCAAGCAATGGCTTCGTGACtctgacattttaattttacgtGGTCATTCCATTATCAAGTCTCTCGGTGAAATCTTGTAGGAAAAGTGTTGAATTTCTTAACAAATTTTAGTAGATCTGGCCCGGGGCGGAAAACTGCAAAGTTCAACAGCCGGAAATTTAACAAATGGAATATATAACAAGAAGTCATTTCATACTCGAACAAACTGTGCAAGTAAATGACGCTAGTCAGCACGGAAAGAGATCAAGTGATTGTTACCCAAATAGTTAATTGGGGTTAATtgttccattgctccgaacTACTGATGATCGTTAAGAAAACGAAAATATATAAGGCTTTACCCTAGCTTGCTTAGCTTTAAAGGGACTGTCTTACGAATTTTATAATTAGCCAAATTTAGCGACTGCGAACTGGATACCAAATCGAGCGAAATATAAAAATACATTGTAtctacttaaaacattgaacGAAGGTTTAAATAAAACATCAAATACAAATTAAAGGAAGCAGGGCAAAGCCCAAACTGAAGAAGACTAAAGTGGATTGGTTTTTTAAAACGGTTCAACCTAACAGCTTTTCATGctttatctctgttgtttgtaacttagattctgtatgctcgacagacattttttttcagGAATTCTTACTCATTCTAACTCATCATTTGCTTCCCTCCATTTGGAAACTCAGGCGAtaagaaaactaaaactatCTCCATTTAGGAAAAAGTCAAGATACATCATTtccttactttctcgatgtacaAAGGAACAAAGGAAAGAATAGAGGGTAGTATAGATCtatcaaaaaacaaacaaatattcATTTACTACACCCTTGCACCAATCTAATATTGCTtattaccttgcaatgttcctctttacAACCAGTTGAGCAGGAATAATAAACACCACTGCAAATAAGTTAAGGAATAAGAGGTGGATTTtgtgcgtgcgtgcgtgcgtcaGTCACAACTGAATGGGTAGTATCGAAAACGAGGAATTAAGCAGGAAGCACCCAAAAAATCGAAAACGAAGGACCctaagtcgaaaacgaagcCCTAAACACTAGAAAACGAAGCATCGCAGGTCGAAAACGAAGAACTCAtaactcgaaaacgaagcaccccATTTTCCATTGGTAGATCGCTTTTGTATGGCTTTGTAACTTTTCCCATAATCCTACAGAAATAGAAAATTATCGTCCCCTCTCCTTAATTGCTAAGTGTACCCAGCAAGATTTTAGAATCATGTGCAGCGGACATAATTGTGAAACATGTTTTCTCGGAGACCGAGGCGCTCATCACGGACAACCAAAAAGAGAGATCGAAAGAGCTGTTACTTACTCCTCATTGCACCTGACTGAAACTTGGCGACGAGCAATTGATAACAAATTAGTTGTGGGTACCGTATTCATAGACTTTCAGAAGGCGTTTGATTGCGTCTCACACCCAAACCTTCTTCTCAAGCTAGAGCACAACTTCGGAATTACGGGAAACTTACTGGCATGGCTAATTAAGAGATTATCTTTCTGAATGGGAACAGTGCACTGTAATTAATGGTGTACCCTCTGAGAATTCCAAAGTGGCACGGCATACCACAGGGATCCGTACTGGGGCCCAAACTCTTCGCCTCATATAAGTGGGGCTCTTTATTCGAAACTTATAAGGTCAAAACAGCCACCTTAACTTACAAAATTTATAATCACACAACTTCAACCTGCTTGGAACATTTTTCTGAACGAGAGTCCAAGTGTGACTTCATTATCAACATCGTGTTAGCGTACAACGTTTTGAAACTTATCATATGATAAACTCCATATCGTACAGATGATCCATTGTGGAATCTTTCAGAACCATCCGCTGTCAGCGCCAGAGATTATGCTAAAAGGGCAAAACGCCCTCGGAAACTTGAATTTTAGTTAAGAGGCGCCGCAAATTGGTTCCCAAATTGACAGTGATTTCGtccttctttaaaattttatttctatcttctttgtatttttaagttttttatTATCCTATTCACATTTTTTATACGGCCCCATAAGCTATATTAGCTTTAATAAAACAGGTTTTATTGGTGTTACTAGCTACTCTTGCTTCAATATGTCAGTGATGTGGTTTCTTGCTAACCGTTTTAATGCTGCAACACCTCCGCTAAAGGTAGCTTATCGTGACTTGAGCCGAGGCGGGTTGGCGGGTTACCCCACCTTCAAGCGTTTACTTGGCAAAACGCGACCCCGGCTGGTCGGGTTAGCCGGTCTCGAAGACCGGGCAACGCGCCTCGGCGTGTTACCTATCATGTAAACGTGAGgctgaaaaaataaaagtttaTGTAGACAGGTGGGTTACCCAACCTCCATGTGTACATGCCCTCAAAGGTCAGCTttctaacaacaaaaaaaatgactACAAGATAAGAGGGATATTTTTTTCTGATGGtcactcggggatactcggaaaaaaatccgagtgttccTTTGTAGAAGTCGAACGCACGACCTTCCTTCCgatgactagttcggatgctctactactgagctataggagactcatGGGAACGAGGCCATGGCACTAGTTTCAGTTGACAATTGTCCTCTTACAGTATACTTAAAGGAATGAGATTGCCGCAATGGCGTATTCTCGCTTTTGGTCATTTCTAACGGAATCTTCCTTTCCGTTACTAGTTCGGATCCTCTACCACTGAGATATAGGAGACTCGTAGGAACTAGGGCATGTCGACACTAGTTTCAGCTGACAATTGTCCTGCTATACTGCTACGAATGAAATTGTAGAAATGGTGAATTCTCGCTTTCGGTCATTTCCAACTGAATCTTTCTCTCCTCGTCACATGGTCGAATTTGTTATTTCCTCTTCCGATCTGGCCTTTTTACTACCTCTACATCATCGAATTCAAACGACAGTGACTGTCTTTCTTCCCTTGCAGAATGGCACCATTTATTGTAATTTCTTCCAATTTGACCGGTGTAAACCCTTTTTACTAGGGACTTTGAGATCTACTACAGCGACGAAAACGTCTCTTCtaaatgtaactttgcacaatcTTTAGCCTTTCGCGGTTATTTCATCTCACTCATTTCCTACAATGTGGGTGAATTATCTTGAAATTGAATGTATACCAGTGGTTTCAgtgtataaatataaaatgatATATTCGCATTTGTACTggctcacgttgtcgttaaaactgTTGAAACCTCAAATTCAGtgatttcaagttgtttttatgcagagtacagcaataaaatgcgtgccgcacgtgcagcacgattatttttcctcttttaaccaatcatattattAGCCGTAGCCGTATCCGTTTTCCCTACTATCCGAGTTCGCTGGCggagcatagttaatagatgtaggctggttatgaaactcgacaagtttctttgtttcatgtttttgttcgcttttttggccttgaccctgcacaaaacccgacaaaaacacgcttttttcggcaggataaccaatcaagaGCTTGGActaatttatttgaaattaacttgcgaaccaaaaacaaaagattgtgcagggtcacggacggtcggttcaacatctaattgcaaTTATATTGTTTCTGCTTTTGAAaatcccagggtttcataaccagtccctagattaactatgggCGGAGGAACTGTTGGTCACGGCTCCTAAATTCCCCACAAAGGGACATAAAGAGAACAGAAAACACAGGCTGCCGTAACTTACAGCACCGCCCAAAACAAACAAGGTTAGCAAGATATTTGTTACACTTCCAGAGCAAGATAAACAAACCGGTATACTGTGGAATAAAGCTCACATAATTGCCCAGTCAAAGCGCGCGTACTATATCTGAGCGGCAGAAAAGAACTTAAAAGTAAACCCCATGCTGAGAGGAACTAATGATCTTTTGTGGAACCGGATAAAACAGAAATGTCTTTGTTGTTGATAACAAGGGGACAATTAGACAGTTCTCTGGTATTCCAATTACATCTGATAAGAAAGGTCAGTGAGATCACATTTGGGATGACGAAATGCACTTAATAACCGGCCCTGTTAAATCATCCGTTTTGAAAAACGATCGTATAGCTGCGACCATCTGCATCACAGCAGAAACCGAAAGTGAGAAGTGATCCTTGGCActtatctgaaaaaaaaaaaacctaattgTCGCTTACACACACCTGAAAACTTCAGTTGGCTCCAACGGGATCCGAACCCAAGACAATGGTGGTGCAATGCTccgccaactgagctatgaagccactcagtggaaaaaggtcaatttgttgggctctgTGTGTTCCCGTGGCGAGTGAaagactcgatgaatgaaataaatgtatttattaaaAACGTAGCCACGGATATGAGATTTCCCGCATTTTTATTGGCTCGCCGGGCaaaggctatcagttcatatacctgctgtaacTAATATGGCCAAGAAACGCGTTAGAAATAAAGCGAGCTAAAAACCTTTTTTCAGCTCTGAGAAAAGATGGCCGACAAAAGctgttttggaccggaattgaccgaggcagaaatcgatgctttagtcaaCAATACACGCAAGAATGGTTGATCCTGGagcttttaataaaacaattattctacttgaggttgctggatataaaatgattataaccgcCTCGGCGCCACGCGCCTcattggttatctatcacttcatatccagcgcactctcgtagaataattgttaaagatCCCAAGTGCGGGTCGTAGACGAAAGCTAAGTTAAAGTGATCCTCTACATGAAAttgagattaaaaaaaaaacaggggtTTTTCCCTTTTTGCCGCTTCGCGACGCGTCTTCGCGGCTCTCTCGCTGCGTCAACAAAACCCCCCCTGGGATCAGGGTACACTTATCTTGACAACTGCCCAGACAAGTTCGCGGATCACTTTCCTCTTTGGTCTATATCCCGCAcctcaaatatatacatttatttcattcagtcattGGCTTTCAGTGTCAATTTTGTCAACTACCTAGCAATTTTTCAACTTTCCACGGCTTAGATACTCTTTTTAACAAACAAGAAGGCGTGTTCAAAAACAACTCCAACAACCCCATGAAGATAGAGATTGACAAGTTCGTCAGTTTTGTTGCGGACTTAACATCGTGTCGACCTATCAAATTGTCAAAACTTCAGTTGTTCTCTAATCACTCTGcagtgaa
This portion of the Montipora capricornis isolate CH-2021 chromosome 11, ASM3666992v2, whole genome shotgun sequence genome encodes:
- the LOC138024385 gene encoding 52 kDa repressor of the inhibitor of the protein kinase-like translates to MARQNISLRGHVPEESNFNSLMALVAQHNSTLRHHLENARGNAKYTSPEIQNELLDLSAQQIVNNIVSDCKKAGCYAFIADESTDVSVKEQISVCVRFVQKGNNGRHIIREEFLSFVDADKGTNAEALTTKFLEALNNLGLPLDQMRAQGYDGASVMSGHINGVQARIQRQNPKAAYIHCRAHVLNLCIVHSSKLPLIRNIMDTMQEVSLAFKFSAKRFLVFQEQLRQNADVREEMGRQSKLKVLCETRWASRADCLNVFVTSFQVIVDTLNELSESGDNKARGLHSSILKWDFIVTAVILQHIFECTHRLSVYLQSTELDLVQASKEAKVCSTVFQAERNDDAVWDALVDKAADIAAFYNIDPSIPRRAGRQQHRENVEADTPSAYWRRAVYFPFLDHLVSELNELLVKPLPGFQAQYLIPGKLQDLSEKCVEDIYNYYGDDMHMTLDEFKREVTRWRHRWPITEDDPPQTLVETLDFADPELYPGIYVAVKTLLTYPVSTCVAERSFSSMKRLKTPLRNTMSEDRLSSLSVLHIHKHKELDVNEVISEFARRKNRRLSLCL